A genomic segment from Gloeocapsa sp. DLM2.Bin57 encodes:
- a CDS encoding cupin: MTSLSIYNQEGTVLAFDIHDYQDIVSKLSDIGVEFERWNANIPLAEDATSDMVLNAYQQDITKINQRYGFQSVDVVSVYPEHPQRVEFREKFLAEHTHSDFEVRFFVEGEAAFYLHCSDRVYLVLCEQGDFISVPAHTPHWFDMGESPNFKAIRFFSTPEGWIANFTGSDIATKFPTFDLYQAARSQ, from the coding sequence ATGACCAGTTTAAGTATCTATAATCAAGAGGGAACGGTTTTAGCTTTTGATATCCATGATTATCAAGATATAGTTAGTAAATTGAGTGATATTGGCGTTGAGTTTGAGCGCTGGAATGCTAATATTCCTCTAGCTGAAGACGCAACCTCAGACATGGTGTTAAACGCTTATCAACAGGATATAACCAAGATTAATCAACGCTATGGATTTCAATCGGTAGATGTAGTCAGTGTTTATCCCGAACACCCCCAACGGGTAGAGTTTAGAGAAAAGTTTTTAGCAGAACATACTCATAGTGATTTCGAGGTTCGTTTTTTTGTGGAAGGAGAAGCAGCATTTTATCTCCATTGTAGCGATCGCGTTTATCTAGTCTTGTGTGAACAAGGGGATTTCATCAGTGTACCTGCTCATACCCCTCATTGGTTTGATATGGGCGAAAGTCCTAATTTTAAAGCTATTCGCTTTTTTAGTACTCCTGAGGGTTGGATCGCTAATTTTACTGGTTCAGATATTGCGACTAAATTTCCTACTTTTGATCTTTATCAAGCTGCGCGATCGCAATAA
- a CDS encoding metallophosphoesterase, translating to MKVIPLFVFTCIICLITGFIVNSAELFNPPRGDVRIVVISDLNSAYGSTSYEPEVAKAIELISFWRPDLVVCAGDMIAAQSLQLTSNQITAMWSAFDQQVAKPLRDYGYSFAFTLGNHDASSAKNAQGEYTFSQDRAIAAEYWTNSVDNLKLDFLDSTRFPFDYTFQHQGIFFLVWDASSHLISPEQLVWIEESLASKSAQNAKMRIVIGHLPLYGVSVGRDRPGEVLANTAYLQNLLTRYGVQLYISGHHHAYYPAYQGGLGLLNAGVLGQGAKPLISGDFPPTQTVTVIDLHWQSPELNSYTTYDMRTLELIDPEQLPPFLDSHNGRIWRQD from the coding sequence ATGAAAGTTATTCCCTTATTTGTTTTCACTTGCATTATTTGTCTAATTACTGGTTTTATAGTTAATTCTGCTGAATTATTCAACCCTCCACGGGGAGATGTTAGAATTGTGGTGATTAGTGACCTCAATAGTGCTTATGGCTCAACTAGTTATGAACCTGAAGTAGCTAAAGCGATAGAGTTAATATCATTTTGGCGACCTGATTTAGTTGTTTGCGCAGGAGATATGATCGCAGCACAAAGTCTCCAACTAACCTCAAACCAAATTACCGCGATGTGGTCAGCTTTTGATCAACAAGTAGCTAAACCTCTTCGTGATTATGGTTATAGTTTTGCTTTCACTCTAGGTAACCATGACGCTTCCTCGGCTAAAAATGCCCAAGGAGAATATACTTTTAGTCAAGATAGGGCGATCGCTGCTGAATATTGGACTAATTCGGTAGATAATCTAAAACTTGATTTTCTCGATTCTACTAGATTTCCTTTTGACTATACCTTCCAACATCAGGGTATTTTCTTTCTGGTTTGGGATGCTTCCTCTCATCTGATTTCTCCTGAACAATTAGTCTGGATAGAAGAGAGTTTAGCTAGTAAGAGTGCCCAAAATGCTAAAATGCGTATAGTCATTGGACATTTACCCCTCTATGGTGTCTCTGTAGGACGCGATCGCCCTGGAGAAGTTTTAGCTAATACGGCATACTTACAAAACCTGTTAACAAGATACGGGGTACAACTCTATATCAGTGGTCATCACCACGCCTATTATCCCGCTTATCAAGGTGGTTTAGGACTCTTAAACGCGGGGGTACTCGGTCAAGGGGCAAAACCTTTGATTAGTGGCGATTTCCCCCCTACTCAGACCGTAACTGTTATAGATCTGCACTGGCAGTCTCCAGAGTTAAATAGTTATACTACCTATGATATGCGAACCCTTGAGTTAATTGATCCTGAACAACTTCCACCTTTTTTGGATAGTCACAATGGCAGAATTTGGCGTCAAGATTAA
- a CDS encoding NUDIX hydrolase produces the protein MTWRNPIPTVDIIIELIDQPHRPIILIERKNEPYGWAIPGGFVDYGESVENAAIREAFEEISLKVELIEQFHVYSNPKRDARKHTLSVVFLATATGNPQAADDAKNLGIFPLWEIPQSLCFDHDQIITDYRLYRDYGIRPRLA, from the coding sequence ATGACTTGGCGCAATCCTATCCCTACTGTTGATATTATTATTGAACTAATCGATCAACCCCATAGACCGATTATTTTAATCGAACGTAAAAATGAACCCTATGGTTGGGCGATTCCTGGTGGTTTTGTTGACTATGGTGAGTCTGTAGAAAATGCCGCCATCAGGGAAGCTTTCGAGGAAATCAGCCTCAAAGTAGAATTAATCGAACAATTCCACGTTTACTCTAATCCTAAACGAGATGCACGTAAACACACCCTTAGTGTAGTTTTTTTGGCTACTGCTACAGGTAACCCTCAAGCTGCTGATGACGCCAAAAACTTAGGTATTTTTCCTTTGTGGGAAATTCCCCAATCTCTCTGTTTTGACCATGACCAGATTATTACTGATTATCGCTTATATCGAGATTATGGGATTCGTCCGCGTTTAGCCTAG
- a CDS encoding PEP-CTERM sorting domain-containing protein encodes MFKLKLISKLFFSSIVGLVAIPIVANAQDNNTLATSTILPPGTTEVTGSVSPLTFVNNAPLFYTIPDLEPSEMFLAWTDNSLSFMDTILGTFDESLNVIDIGINDSPAGDGYGSVVTGRVNSDGTINLGVSGFPDVDFVGNTPEQGQFELLVKLGTHEFTPLEDHDHGHSHGHDDHDDHDDHEHEEHSHGHDDHDDHEHEEHSHGHDAHDDHEHEEQLIFPDHDHGPTVVLDDYDYRFVGEITQEDRIPGTLDFYTFTDLPPGEVLTAEIIAGDFDTALGLFNDQGELIYADDDDGVDLLSLIPDITVPESGEVHLAVTGHPDFQFIGRHLEEGDYVLTLQSGSNISLQSDSHHIPEPMTILGTGLVLGFFPIMRKISRR; translated from the coding sequence ATGTTTAAACTTAAGCTAATCTCTAAATTATTTTTCTCTAGTATTGTTGGACTAGTAGCAATACCTATAGTAGCTAATGCTCAAGATAATAATACTTTGGCAACCAGTACCATCTTACCTCCTGGCACTACAGAAGTTACAGGCAGTGTTTCACCTCTTACCTTTGTCAATAACGCTCCACTTTTTTACACCATTCCCGATCTCGAACCCTCAGAAATGTTTCTCGCTTGGACAGATAATTCTCTAAGCTTTATGGATACTATCTTAGGTACTTTTGATGAGTCTTTGAATGTAATTGATATTGGTATTAATGATAGTCCCGCAGGTGATGGTTATGGCTCTGTAGTAACGGGTAGGGTTAACTCTGATGGTACAATTAATCTCGGTGTAAGTGGTTTTCCTGATGTAGATTTTGTGGGGAATACTCCCGAACAAGGTCAGTTTGAGTTACTCGTTAAGTTGGGTACTCATGAATTTACACCTTTAGAAGATCATGATCATGGACATAGTCACGGACATGATGACCATGATGACCATGATGACCATGAACACGAAGAACATAGTCACGGACATGATGACCATGATGACCATGAACACGAAGAACATAGTCACGGACATGATGCTCATGATGACCATGAACACGAAGAACAACTTATCTTCCCTGATCACGACCATGGACCAACAGTGGTTTTAGATGACTATGACTATCGTTTTGTTGGTGAAATTACTCAAGAAGATCGTATTCCTGGTACTTTAGATTTTTATACTTTTACTGATCTTCCTCCTGGAGAGGTATTAACAGCTGAAATTATCGCAGGAGATTTCGATACCGCTTTAGGTTTGTTTAATGATCAAGGAGAGTTAATCTACGCTGATGATGATGATGGTGTTGATTTATTATCTTTGATTCCTGATATAACAGTCCCTGAAAGTGGTGAAGTTCATCTAGCGGTTACAGGTCATCCTGATTTTCAGTTTATCGGAAGACACCTAGAAGAAGGTGATTATGTCTTGACTTTACAGTCAGGTTCAAACATTAGTTTACAGTCAGATTCACACCATATACCTGAACCCATGACAATTCTAGGTACAGGTTTGGTGTTGGGTTTTTTCCCAATAATGCGTAAAATATCTCGACGGTAA
- a CDS encoding methylthioribulose 1-phosphate dehydratase yields MFREKMDDFQQRGEEIISAGKILYQQGLVPATSGNFSARLADGNILITVSGKHKGKLTLDDLMIVDSQGNPLEEKQPSAEMGLHIQIYQHFTDVGAILHPHALNAVLLSRRQKVVTLNNYELLKAFPGVDSHLATVHIPIFANNQDIPALMVEVEEYLTKSEYFVGYIIAGHGFYTWGKTMTDTLRHVEALDYLFACELKQ; encoded by the coding sequence ATATTTAGGGAAAAAATGGATGACTTCCAACAACGAGGAGAAGAGATAATCTCCGCGGGTAAAATTCTTTATCAACAAGGATTAGTACCTGCTACGAGTGGTAATTTTTCAGCGCGTCTAGCTGATGGTAATATCCTGATCACTGTCTCGGGAAAACATAAGGGAAAACTGACTCTAGATGATCTGATGATCGTAGATAGTCAGGGTAACCCCCTAGAAGAGAAACAACCTTCGGCGGAAATGGGTTTACATATCCAAATCTATCAACATTTTACTGATGTAGGAGCGATTTTACACCCCCACGCTCTCAATGCGGTGTTATTATCTCGTCGTCAAAAGGTTGTTACACTAAATAATTATGAACTCTTAAAGGCTTTCCCAGGGGTTGATTCTCATTTAGCTACTGTACATATTCCTATTTTTGCTAATAATCAGGATATCCCTGCTTTAATGGTTGAGGTAGAGGAATATTTGACTAAATCAGAGTACTTTGTGGGCTATATTATCGCAGGACATGGTTTTTATACTTGGGGTAAAACTATGACTGATACTTTACGTCATGTGGAAGCTTTAGATTATTTGTTTGCTTGTGAGTTAAAGCAATAA
- a CDS encoding DNA polymerase III subunit beta, with protein MQIICSQNDFNSNLSLVSRIVPNRPTHPILGNVLLNADVAQQKVTLTSFDLSISISTQFPAEVVTGGKITLPAKLLNEIVSRLPEGEVTMFYEPNTLEDNPLFTITSVSGRFQIRALSAEEYPELPIVIGETLHLPAETLLQGFKTTAFAASLDDSKQVLAGLHLHKTPENLEFATTDGHRLAVGIQQLDSISTEEELAMTIPVRAFRELERILGNPQTEETVAFSFDDTQVAFEFKSQRLTSRKLDGVYPAYHKLIPAEFSRQVTMDKKGLLKALERMAILADQSSNLVKFSIDNQGNRVFLEVEAADLGNAKETLPAEITGDDLDIGFNVKYLIDGLKAFNCNDVLVQLNAANQPVIFQPVDGSIVTYLVMPVQLKN; from the coding sequence ATGCAAATTATTTGTAGCCAAAACGATTTTAACAGCAATCTTTCTTTAGTAAGTCGTATAGTTCCGAATCGTCCCACCCATCCTATTTTAGGGAATGTTTTATTAAATGCTGATGTTGCTCAACAAAAAGTAACTCTGACTAGTTTTGACCTAAGTATTAGTATTAGTACTCAATTTCCCGCAGAAGTAGTCACAGGAGGAAAAATCACCTTACCCGCAAAACTCCTCAACGAGATTGTCTCACGTCTTCCCGAAGGGGAAGTTACCATGTTTTATGAACCAAATACCCTAGAAGATAATCCTCTTTTTACAATTACATCTGTATCAGGAAGATTTCAAATTAGAGCTTTAAGTGCTGAAGAATATCCAGAATTACCCATAGTAATAGGAGAAACCCTGCATTTACCTGCAGAAACCCTTCTACAAGGATTTAAAACCACCGCTTTTGCTGCTAGTCTAGATGATAGTAAACAAGTTCTCGCGGGATTACATTTACACAAAACCCCTGAAAACTTAGAATTCGCTACCACCGATGGACATCGTTTAGCAGTAGGAATACAACAACTCGACAGTATCTCCACAGAAGAAGAATTAGCTATGACTATTCCTGTGCGTGCTTTTCGGGAGTTAGAAAGAATACTCGGTAACCCTCAAACAGAAGAAACCGTCGCTTTCTCCTTTGATGATACTCAGGTTGCTTTTGAATTTAAAAGCCAACGTCTGACTAGTCGCAAACTCGATGGAGTCTATCCCGCTTATCATAAATTAATTCCCGCAGAATTTTCTCGACAAGTCACCATGGATAAAAAAGGGTTGTTAAAAGCTTTGGAGCGTATGGCAATTTTAGCGGATCAAAGTAGTAATTTAGTTAAATTTAGTATCGATAATCAAGGAAATAGAGTATTTCTAGAAGTAGAAGCAGCTGATTTAGGTAACGCTAAAGAAACCCTTCCTGCAGAAATAACAGGAGATGATTTAGATATCGGTTTTAATGTTAAATATCTTATCGATGGTTTAAAAGCTTTTAATTGTAATGATGTTTTAGTACAGTTAAACGCTGCTAATCAACCAGTTATTTTTCAACCCGTAGATGGGAGTATTGTTACTTACTTAGTTATGCCAGTACAATTGAAGAATTAA
- a CDS encoding SDR family oxidoreductase codes for MIMKKILVTGATGRTGSLVLGKLTELKEEFIPFGLARNEAKVQEMFGTTEGFFFGDISDKDSLKVALQGCFGLVILTSATPKMKEGTPPGERPQFYFPENGTPEIVDWLGQKNQIDAAKEAGVSHIVLVGSMGGTNENHPLNSIGNGKILIWKRKAEQYLIDSGIDYTIIHPGGLLDKPGGVRELLVGKNDELLTNPPEGIPTSIPRADVATVVVQALREPTAKNKSFDIISKPEEDPSAVVTRDFGALFAQTTPGL; via the coding sequence ATCATCATGAAAAAAATACTAGTTACTGGTGCAACAGGTAGAACAGGATCGCTAGTCTTAGGTAAGTTAACAGAACTAAAAGAAGAATTTATCCCCTTTGGGTTGGCCAGAAATGAAGCCAAAGTCCAAGAAATGTTTGGGACAACAGAGGGTTTCTTTTTTGGTGATATTAGCGATAAAGACAGTCTCAAAGTAGCTTTACAAGGATGTTTTGGCTTAGTTATTTTAACTAGTGCAACTCCTAAAATGAAAGAGGGAACACCTCCAGGAGAAAGACCTCAGTTTTACTTTCCCGAGAATGGTACACCAGAAATAGTAGATTGGTTAGGACAAAAAAACCAAATAGACGCAGCTAAAGAAGCGGGAGTATCTCACATTGTCTTAGTAGGATCTATGGGAGGTACAAACGAAAATCACCCTCTTAATAGTATTGGTAATGGTAAGATTCTGATCTGGAAGCGAAAAGCTGAACAATATCTGATTGACTCAGGAATAGATTATACGATTATTCATCCAGGAGGATTACTAGACAAACCAGGTGGAGTCAGAGAGTTGCTAGTAGGTAAAAACGATGAATTACTAACTAATCCACCAGAAGGAATCCCCACCTCAATCCCCAGGGCTGATGTAGCAACAGTAGTAGTACAAGCTTTACGCGAACCAACAGCGAAAAACAAATCTTTTGATATTATCTCCAAACCAGAAGAAGATCCTAGCGCGGTAGTTACCCGTGATTTTGGGGCATTATTTGCACAAACCACACCAGGATTATAA
- a CDS encoding DUF2834 domain-containing protein: MLRRISLALLWLGFVGYAFFLSPPDSPETITLITNLSTGNWEGINPLIISLFNLMGIWPIIYLCVLIIDGRGQKTPAWLFSLGSFAVGAFAILPYLVLRKPNPEFQGEKNLLIKLLDSRITAILLLISAAVLLWFGLSSGDWQDFLTQWRQSRFIHVMSLDFCLLALLFPILAQDDLARRKVEIISPLFFICFLPLLGPLIYLCLRPRLLG, from the coding sequence ATGCTCAGAAGAATCTCTCTTGCTTTACTATGGTTAGGTTTTGTGGGTTACGCTTTCTTCTTGTCTCCTCCCGATTCACCTGAAACAATAACCTTGATCACTAATTTGAGTACAGGGAATTGGGAAGGAATTAACCCCTTGATTATTAGTTTATTTAACTTGATGGGGATTTGGCCCATTATTTATCTTTGTGTATTAATAATAGACGGTAGAGGTCAGAAGACTCCCGCTTGGTTATTTAGTCTAGGTTCTTTTGCTGTAGGTGCTTTCGCTATCTTACCTTATCTGGTCTTGCGCAAACCTAACCCCGAGTTTCAAGGTGAAAAAAATCTACTCATCAAGTTATTAGACTCTAGAATCACGGCGATATTATTGCTGATCTCTGCTGCTGTTTTATTATGGTTTGGTTTAAGTAGTGGAGATTGGCAAGATTTTCTCACACAATGGCGTCAAAGTCGCTTTATTCACGTGATGAGTTTAGATTTTTGTTTGTTAGCTTTATTATTCCCCATTCTAGCTCAAGATGATTTAGCCCGTAGAAAAGTAGAAATAATTAGCCCTTTATTTTTTATCTGTTTTCTTCCTTTACTAGGACCATTGATTTACTTGTGTTTACGTCCTCGATTACTAGGCTAA
- a CDS encoding NAD(P)H-dependent glycerol-3-phosphate dehydrogenase, whose product MNLVKSKKLTVIGAGLWGTTLAHLASKNQHQVSLWSRRYNQSLASSLIDSEVIVSAVSMSGVRPVIEQIQAMGLSESVIIVTATKGLDSLTTKTPSQIWSIAFPHNAIAVLSGPNLSKEINQGLPTATVVSSKNLAAATTIQSIFASEQFRVYINSDPLGTELGGTIKNVMAIAAGVCDGLQLGTNAKAALLTRALPEMIRIGKYFGAVTETFFGLSGLGDLLATCAGPLSRNYLVGYKLAQGIPLSQIVAEVDGTAEGINTTKVLVLLANQHQINLPITKEINRVLEGQTTPQAAVRALMERELKSEWS is encoded by the coding sequence ATGAATCTAGTCAAGTCAAAGAAACTTACTGTTATTGGTGCGGGACTTTGGGGGACAACTTTAGCTCATTTAGCTAGTAAAAATCAACATCAAGTATCCCTCTGGTCTCGTCGCTACAACCAATCTTTAGCTTCTAGTTTAATAGACTCAGAAGTAATAGTTTCAGCTGTGTCTATGTCAGGGGTTAGACCTGTCATTGAACAAATACAAGCTATGGGCTTATCTGAGTCTGTGATTATTGTAACAGCAACTAAGGGTTTAGACTCTTTGACTACTAAAACACCATCGCAAATTTGGTCGATCGCTTTTCCTCACAATGCGATCGCCGTTTTATCAGGACCTAATCTCTCTAAAGAAATCAATCAAGGATTACCAACAGCTACTGTAGTATCATCAAAGAATCTAGCAGCAGCGACAACAATACAGAGTATCTTTGCTTCCGAACAGTTTCGAGTATATATTAATAGTGACCCTCTCGGCACAGAATTAGGGGGAACAATCAAAAACGTCATGGCGATCGCCGCAGGAGTCTGTGATGGTTTACAATTAGGTACGAACGCTAAAGCCGCTTTATTAACCCGCGCGTTACCCGAAATGATTCGCATTGGTAAATATTTTGGCGCTGTTACCGAGACATTTTTTGGTTTATCAGGTTTGGGAGATTTACTCGCTACTTGTGCAGGTCCTCTCTCTCGTAATTATTTGGTAGGTTATAAACTAGCCCAAGGAATACCCCTAAGTCAAATTGTGGCTGAAGTCGATGGTACAGCAGAAGGTATAAATACTACTAAAGTCTTAGTTCTCCTGGCTAATCAACACCAAATCAACTTACCTATTACTAAAGAAATTAATCGTGTTTTAGAAGGTCAAACCACTCCTCAAGCAGCGGTACGAGCTTTAATGGAGAGAGAGTTAAAATCAGAATGGTCATAA